In one window of Microbacterium natoriense DNA:
- a CDS encoding alanine racemase: MLSSSALPRAVISRSALTASAAAAVAAGGRIADLRRDAWGHGVLTVGQAARVAGIAHVLVDSQSEAEALALEGIDAVVDEEPDIDSTLLYGLPDADGVLASRPILRLAGRVLSTKRLKPGDAVSYGYTHRASEHTVVALVTGGYAQGIVRALGNNAHVEVDGVERPIIGRVAMDVCVVDLQGHEAAVGSEVTYFGGIGPAAPALARWSAVTGLTVAELVAVTGSHAQREWEA; encoded by the coding sequence ATGCTCTCCAGCAGTGCGCTTCCTCGCGCGGTGATCTCCCGGTCGGCGCTCACCGCGTCGGCCGCCGCGGCCGTCGCGGCCGGAGGCCGCATCGCGGATCTCCGGCGTGACGCGTGGGGGCACGGCGTCCTCACGGTCGGGCAGGCCGCGCGTGTCGCCGGCATCGCGCACGTGCTGGTCGATTCGCAGAGCGAGGCCGAGGCGCTCGCTCTCGAGGGGATCGATGCAGTCGTCGACGAGGAGCCCGACATCGATTCGACGCTGCTGTACGGACTGCCCGATGCCGACGGCGTGCTCGCCAGCCGCCCGATCCTGCGTCTCGCCGGGCGCGTGCTGTCCACGAAGCGGCTGAAGCCCGGCGATGCCGTGTCGTACGGGTACACGCACCGTGCGTCCGAGCACACGGTCGTCGCACTGGTCACAGGCGGCTATGCGCAGGGGATCGTGCGGGCGCTCGGGAACAACGCGCACGTCGAGGTCGACGGCGTAGAGCGGCCCATCATCGGCCGTGTCGCCATGGACGTGTGCGTCGTCGACCTGCAGGGGCACGAGGCGGCCGTCGGCAGCGAGGTCACCTATTTCGGGGGCATCGGACCGGCCGCTCCAGCGCTGGCGCGTTGGAGCGCGGTCACCGGCCTCACCGTCGCCGAGCTCGTGGCAGTGACCGGTTCGCACGCACAGAGGGAGTGGGAAGCATGA
- a CDS encoding type 1 glutamine amidotransferase produces MTDTVRIVQLYPVELGITGDRGNVRALQVRLERAGVPVDVVHVGIGDPLPADADILVFGNGPLSAMRLVADDLRARSAELETFVAAGGSLFSIGASAELLSEGVDLLDGEKLEGLGIFPFRVARTRERNVGYIIADTVDGRVIGFEDHASRWMLGADAVPYGAVVAGKGSFARAGGVGDEGGSGAGEIVRRGEAYASNVQGPALPLNPQWADAILSAVTSRRGIEWSAGEAHAHLNEYADGARAAIEHLIHSKDFRTIGL; encoded by the coding sequence ATGACCGACACCGTGCGTATCGTCCAGCTCTATCCCGTCGAGCTCGGCATCACCGGAGACCGCGGCAACGTCCGCGCTCTGCAGGTGCGTCTCGAGCGAGCCGGGGTCCCCGTCGATGTGGTGCATGTGGGTATCGGCGACCCGCTTCCCGCCGACGCGGACATCCTCGTGTTCGGGAACGGCCCGCTCTCGGCCATGCGCCTGGTCGCAGACGATCTGCGGGCGCGCTCGGCGGAGCTCGAGACCTTTGTCGCCGCCGGCGGTTCGCTGTTCTCGATCGGCGCTTCTGCAGAACTGCTCAGTGAAGGCGTCGACCTGCTCGACGGCGAGAAGCTCGAAGGCCTCGGCATCTTCCCGTTCCGAGTCGCACGCACTCGCGAGCGCAACGTCGGCTACATCATCGCCGACACCGTCGACGGCCGGGTCATCGGTTTCGAGGACCACGCGTCGCGGTGGATGCTCGGAGCGGATGCCGTGCCGTACGGCGCCGTCGTGGCGGGCAAGGGAAGCTTCGCCCGCGCCGGAGGCGTCGGTGATGAAGGCGGTAGCGGCGCAGGCGAGATCGTCCGGCGCGGAGAGGCCTACGCGTCGAACGTGCAGGGTCCGGCGCTGCCGTTGAATCCGCAGTGGGCGGACGCGATCCTCTCGGCGGTGACCTCGCGTCGCGGTATCGAGTGGTCGGCCGGCGAAGCTCACGCTCATCTGAACGAGTACGCCGACGGCGCTCGTGCGGCGATCGAGCACCTCATCCACAGCAAGGACTTCCGTACGATCGGACTCTGA
- a CDS encoding MurT ligase domain-containing protein, with amino-acid sequence MMSGAPQARSAGIRYVFPVLAGKLARFATRMRGGGSAFPGYLTNRLAPTLLPTLAGQFRYGVVFVLGSNGKTTTTHMISEVLRAHGLKVFTNPTGANLPQGVTSALLADATLTGRIKADVAVLEIDEGYAADLADRLSPAVILSLNVQVDQLYRFYETERVADMMLEASQRASAHVVVNRDDPYLSKIDASAMRGEVSFFGVSSELVAASAHGLANAADTRSGIAGILDHEAYAEVISAEGRKVVVRVDGTDAPITLPARGLHYAADAAAALTVASRVLGADFAVDKAANGFAKMAPAYGRGEVIPLRRDPAGEQVEFVMFKNAPSLQMNLDALETAPERALIAIDEGTPDVSWLYDVDFDVLKRIDVVTGEKAYQLALSLEHAGVEIGVVEPDMEKAVTLMRALTPSPSGTQTWFVNYELMMIGRRLLGHGDQEIARR; translated from the coding sequence ATGATGTCGGGCGCACCTCAGGCGCGCTCGGCAGGTATCCGCTACGTCTTCCCCGTCCTCGCGGGAAAGCTCGCGCGGTTCGCCACGCGGATGCGCGGTGGTGGATCGGCGTTCCCCGGCTATCTGACCAACCGGCTGGCGCCCACACTGCTCCCGACGCTCGCCGGACAGTTCCGATACGGCGTGGTCTTCGTGCTGGGCTCGAACGGGAAGACCACGACGACCCACATGATCAGCGAGGTGCTGCGCGCACACGGGCTGAAAGTGTTCACGAACCCCACGGGCGCGAATCTGCCTCAGGGCGTGACAAGCGCTCTCCTCGCCGACGCCACCCTGACGGGCCGCATCAAGGCCGACGTCGCGGTGCTCGAGATCGACGAGGGCTACGCGGCTGATCTCGCCGACCGGCTCTCACCCGCGGTGATCCTGTCGTTGAACGTGCAGGTCGACCAGCTCTACCGCTTCTACGAGACCGAACGCGTCGCAGACATGATGCTCGAGGCCTCCCAGCGCGCGTCGGCACACGTCGTCGTGAATCGCGACGACCCGTATCTGAGCAAGATCGATGCGAGCGCCATGCGCGGAGAGGTATCGTTCTTCGGCGTATCGAGCGAACTCGTCGCCGCATCCGCCCACGGCCTCGCCAACGCGGCGGATACGCGCAGCGGCATCGCGGGGATCCTCGACCACGAGGCGTACGCCGAGGTGATCAGCGCCGAGGGGCGCAAGGTGGTCGTGCGTGTGGACGGCACGGATGCGCCGATCACGCTGCCCGCCCGAGGTCTGCACTACGCGGCTGACGCTGCGGCGGCATTGACGGTGGCCTCGCGGGTTCTCGGCGCCGACTTCGCTGTCGACAAGGCGGCGAACGGTTTCGCGAAGATGGCTCCGGCATACGGACGCGGTGAGGTCATCCCGCTGCGCCGCGACCCCGCCGGCGAGCAGGTCGAGTTCGTGATGTTCAAGAATGCGCCGAGTCTGCAGATGAATCTCGACGCTCTCGAAACCGCGCCCGAGCGCGCTCTGATCGCGATCGACGAGGGCACTCCCGACGTCTCCTGGCTCTACGACGTCGACTTCGACGTGCTGAAGCGCATCGACGTCGTGACCGGCGAGAAGGCGTACCAGCTCGCCCTCAGCCTCGAGCATGCCGGTGTCGAGATCGGCGTCGTCGAGCCCGACATGGAGAAGGCCGTCACGCTCATGCGCGCCCTGACGCCCTCGCCGTCAGGCACCCAGACCTGGTTCGTCAACTACGAGCTGATGATGATCGGGCGACGGCTGCTCGGTCACGGAGATCAGGAGATCGCCCGCCGATGA
- a CDS encoding RNA polymerase sigma factor yields the protein MTPATTNKSRTKKTADAPQTDEQVDAVEEKAVPKTAAQRAAAKRAPVKKKKSDDIVEDDDAPAAPAEDADDDDEDAKPKFTEPLPTGAIVISSNDDEDVPVYSTQITGATADPVKDYLKQIGKVALLNAAEEVELAMRIEAGLFAEEKLSTMTAAEKTSQLGLDLQWVARDGQRAKSHLLGANLRLVVSLAKRYTGRGMQFLDLIQEGNLGLIRAVEKFDYTKGFKFSTYATWWIRQAITRAMADQARTIRIPVHMVEVINKLARVQRQMLQDLGREPTPEELSRELDMTPEKVVEVQKYGREPISLHTPLGEDGDSEFGDLIEDTEAVVPADAVGFTMLQRQLEQLLDSLSEREAGVIRMRFGLGDGQPKTLDQIGDTFGVTRERIRQIESKTMAKLRHPSRSQSLRDYLE from the coding sequence GTGACTCCTGCCACGACAAACAAATCCCGGACGAAGAAGACCGCCGACGCGCCTCAGACCGACGAGCAGGTCGACGCGGTCGAGGAGAAGGCCGTGCCCAAGACGGCGGCGCAGCGTGCCGCCGCGAAGCGTGCTCCCGTGAAGAAGAAGAAGTCCGACGACATCGTCGAAGACGACGATGCACCCGCCGCGCCGGCCGAGGATGCCGACGACGACGACGAGGACGCCAAGCCCAAGTTCACCGAGCCGCTGCCGACAGGCGCGATCGTCATCTCGTCGAACGATGACGAGGACGTCCCGGTCTACTCCACGCAGATCACGGGCGCGACGGCCGACCCCGTCAAGGACTACCTGAAGCAGATCGGAAAGGTCGCGCTTCTGAACGCGGCTGAAGAGGTCGAGCTCGCGATGCGCATCGAGGCGGGTCTGTTCGCCGAAGAGAAGCTCTCGACGATGACGGCAGCCGAGAAGACCAGCCAGCTGGGTCTCGACCTGCAGTGGGTCGCCCGCGATGGTCAGCGTGCCAAGAGTCATCTGCTCGGTGCCAACCTTCGTCTCGTCGTCTCCCTCGCCAAGCGTTACACGGGCCGCGGCATGCAGTTCCTGGATCTGATCCAGGAGGGCAACCTCGGTCTCATCCGCGCGGTCGAGAAGTTCGACTACACCAAGGGCTTCAAGTTCTCGACCTACGCCACGTGGTGGATCCGCCAGGCGATCACGCGAGCCATGGCCGACCAGGCCCGCACCATCCGAATCCCGGTGCACATGGTCGAGGTCATCAACAAGCTCGCCCGCGTGCAGCGTCAGATGCTGCAGGACCTCGGCCGCGAACCCACGCCTGAAGAGCTCAGCCGTGAGCTCGACATGACGCCTGAGAAGGTCGTCGAGGTGCAGAAGTACGGTCGCGAGCCGATCTCGTTGCACACGCCTCTCGGTGAAGACGGCGACAGCGAGTTCGGTGACCTCATCGAGGACACCGAAGCGGTCGTGCCGGCTGATGCGGTGGGCTTCACGATGCTGCAGCGCCAGCTCGAGCAGCTGCTCGACTCCCTCTCCGAGCGCGAAGCCGGCGTCATCCGGATGCGCTTCGGCCTGGGCGATGGCCAGCCCAAGACGCTTGACCAGATCGGAGACACGTTCGGCGTGACGCGTGAGCGCATCCGTCAGATCGAGTCGAAGACGATGGCGAAGCTGCGCCACCCGAGCCGGTCGCAGTCGCTGCGGGACTACCTCGAATGA
- a CDS encoding proteasome assembly chaperone family protein, with protein MPNPSDIHERVANAPAVPHGLPLVVLLTGFTDAGSAVSGLIDHLRESADLQPVVVFDNDALLDYRARRPVISFDQDHLAEFRPPRLELSLGTDALGQKFLLLAGYEPDFLWNEFARVVLALADELEVSGMNWVHSIAMPVPHTRPIGTTVSGNRRELTVAHSVWRPRTQVPATAGHLLEFRFAERGDRVVGFVLLVPHYLAETENPDAVITAAERLMAATGLVLMLDEVRGRREDYLARVDEQVIGNDELQQMVHNLERRYDAYMAGRDPEDGSYDEGGFNERDLPSADELAAELERYLASRPSGDDDKQGRG; from the coding sequence ATGCCCAACCCTTCAGACATCCACGAACGCGTCGCGAACGCCCCGGCGGTGCCGCACGGCCTTCCGCTCGTCGTCCTGCTGACCGGTTTCACCGATGCGGGCAGCGCGGTGTCGGGGCTCATCGACCACCTCCGTGAGAGTGCGGATCTGCAGCCCGTCGTGGTCTTCGACAACGACGCGCTGCTCGACTACCGGGCTCGCCGCCCGGTCATCTCCTTCGACCAGGATCATCTGGCCGAGTTCCGCCCGCCGCGTCTCGAACTGTCGCTGGGCACTGACGCGCTGGGACAGAAGTTCCTGCTGCTGGCCGGCTACGAACCCGACTTCCTCTGGAACGAGTTCGCACGAGTCGTCCTCGCCCTCGCCGATGAACTCGAGGTGTCCGGCATGAACTGGGTGCATTCGATCGCCATGCCCGTGCCGCACACCCGGCCCATCGGCACCACGGTCAGCGGCAATCGACGCGAGCTCACCGTGGCGCATTCGGTGTGGCGGCCGCGCACCCAGGTGCCTGCGACCGCGGGCCACCTGCTCGAGTTCCGCTTCGCAGAGCGAGGCGATCGGGTCGTGGGCTTCGTGCTGCTCGTACCGCACTACCTGGCAGAGACCGAGAATCCGGATGCCGTGATCACGGCGGCCGAGCGGCTGATGGCCGCCACGGGACTCGTGCTGATGCTCGACGAGGTGCGGGGCCGGCGCGAGGACTACCTGGCGCGCGTTGACGAGCAGGTCATCGGCAACGATGAGCTGCAGCAGATGGTGCACAATCTCGAACGCCGCTACGACGCCTACATGGCTGGACGCGATCCGGAGGACGGCTCCTACGACGAGGGCGGCTTCAACGAGCGCGACCTTCCCAGCGCCGACGAACTCGCGGCCGAACTCGAACGCTACCTCGCATCGCGCCCGTCCGGCGACGACGACAAGCAGGGCCGCGGCTGA
- a CDS encoding leucyl aminopeptidase, with the protein MTLPALSRTTDPFPGSAADAAVLVVPDISDSIESLAAYPGLAESLAAVGFTGAASAFTRVYAPDVTSVPLAVVGAGASPTAAAVRNAVGAALRTLTGFETVSLSLASGLEGFADAAAEGAVLGGHRFDGYKADPPKPRARKVVLHADVSDESISRANAVGAAVALVKDLVNVPAEWQSPAQLAQSAADSVDGLDVSVEIFDEKALAEQGFGGILGVGQGSDRPPRLVRLDYSPAGALRHIALVGKGITFDTGGLSLKPAASMVGMKFDMAGAATALAALRAVAALRVPVRMTAWLCITDNMPSGRAIRPGDILRMLDGTTVEVTNTDAEGRLVLADGLVAASREHPDVIIDVATLTGAIVAALGHRHTGVFGDDATVAEFLAAADAVDEPAWHMPLPAYLEDAMDSPIADLQNANMGDRMGGASYAGLFLQRFIGRTSDADDAPRIPWVHLDIAGSSEHNGAPYGFIEKGPTGAMVRSIIAFADASHQEARS; encoded by the coding sequence ATGACGCTTCCCGCGCTCTCACGCACCACAGACCCGTTCCCCGGAAGCGCTGCAGATGCCGCAGTGCTCGTCGTGCCCGACATCTCGGACTCGATCGAATCCCTCGCCGCATACCCCGGCCTCGCAGAGAGCCTCGCCGCCGTCGGCTTCACCGGCGCCGCCTCAGCCTTCACCCGCGTCTACGCTCCCGACGTCACCTCCGTGCCGCTCGCCGTGGTCGGAGCGGGAGCATCGCCGACCGCCGCCGCGGTGCGGAACGCCGTCGGCGCGGCCCTGCGCACCCTCACCGGGTTCGAGACGGTCTCGCTCTCTCTTGCTTCCGGCCTCGAGGGATTCGCGGATGCCGCGGCCGAAGGCGCCGTGCTGGGCGGTCACCGCTTCGACGGCTACAAGGCCGACCCGCCCAAGCCGCGCGCCCGCAAGGTCGTGCTCCACGCCGACGTCAGCGACGAGTCGATCTCCCGGGCGAACGCGGTCGGCGCCGCCGTCGCACTCGTCAAGGACCTCGTGAACGTGCCCGCGGAATGGCAGAGCCCCGCGCAGCTCGCGCAGAGCGCAGCCGACAGCGTCGACGGACTCGACGTCTCGGTCGAGATCTTCGACGAGAAGGCGCTCGCCGAGCAGGGCTTCGGCGGGATTCTCGGCGTCGGACAGGGCTCCGACCGCCCGCCGCGTCTGGTGCGCCTCGACTACTCCCCCGCCGGGGCGCTGCGGCACATCGCCCTCGTCGGCAAAGGCATCACCTTCGACACCGGAGGTCTGTCGCTGAAGCCCGCCGCCTCCATGGTCGGCATGAAGTTCGACATGGCGGGCGCCGCCACTGCCCTCGCCGCCCTCCGGGCCGTCGCAGCTCTCCGCGTTCCCGTGCGCATGACGGCATGGCTGTGCATCACCGACAACATGCCGTCGGGCCGGGCGATCCGCCCCGGCGACATCCTGCGCATGCTCGACGGCACCACGGTCGAGGTGACGAACACCGATGCGGAGGGCCGTCTCGTGCTCGCCGACGGGCTGGTCGCCGCCAGCCGGGAGCATCCAGATGTGATCATCGACGTGGCGACCCTGACCGGCGCCATCGTCGCCGCTCTCGGCCACCGTCACACCGGCGTGTTCGGCGACGACGCGACGGTGGCGGAGTTCCTCGCCGCCGCGGATGCTGTCGACGAACCGGCCTGGCACATGCCCCTTCCGGCGTATCTGGAGGATGCGATGGACTCGCCCATCGCCGACCTGCAGAACGCCAACATGGGTGACCGGATGGGCGGCGCATCCTATGCCGGCCTGTTCCTGCAGCGCTTCATCGGCCGCACGTCCGACGCCGACGACGCACCCCGCATCCCCTGGGTGCACCTCGACATCGCCGGCTCGAGCGAGCACAACGGCGCACCCTACGGCTTCATCGAGAAGGGCCCCACGGGGGCGATGGTCCGATCGATCATCGCCTTCGCAGACGCATCCCACCAGGAGGCAAGATCATGA
- the lpdA gene encoding dihydrolipoyl dehydrogenase, which yields MTTHTFDIVVLGGGSGGYAAALRASELGKSVALIEKDKVGGTCLHRGCIPTKALLHAAEVAEHVRDAAHVGISATLDGIDPAGVRAYREGIVAKKFKGLEGLVKARGITTVAGTGRLNTDRSVSVGDDVYVGSDVVLATGSYSRTLPGLEIGGRVLTSEQALALDVIPERVLILGGGVIGVEFASVWRSFGAEVTIIEALPHLVPNEDIALSKGLERAFRRRGIQYSLGIRFASAVQDDDSVTVTLEDGKEFTADYLLVAVGRGPVTADLGFEEAGVALDRGFVTVDQDLRTGVPGVWAVGDIVPGLQLAHRGFQQGIAVAERIAGLSPVNIPDSQIPKVTYSSPEVASVGLSEESAVAAHGADAVASYEYNLAGNGKSEIIGTGGLVKVVRLKDGPVLGVHLLGDRVGELITEGQLAVVWEAHPEDIAPLIHAHPTQSEALGEAFLALAGKPLHAL from the coding sequence ATGACCACACACACCTTCGACATCGTCGTCCTGGGTGGCGGCAGCGGCGGCTACGCCGCTGCTCTCCGCGCCAGCGAGCTCGGCAAATCCGTGGCGCTCATCGAGAAGGACAAGGTCGGCGGGACCTGCCTGCACCGAGGCTGCATCCCGACCAAGGCGCTCCTGCACGCCGCCGAGGTCGCAGAGCACGTCCGAGACGCCGCGCACGTCGGCATCTCGGCGACGCTCGACGGCATCGACCCCGCCGGCGTGCGCGCCTATCGAGAGGGCATCGTCGCCAAGAAGTTCAAGGGTCTCGAAGGACTCGTCAAGGCACGCGGCATCACCACCGTCGCCGGCACGGGGCGCCTGAACACCGATCGATCGGTGAGCGTGGGCGACGACGTCTACGTCGGATCCGATGTCGTCCTCGCCACAGGGTCGTACAGTCGCACCCTGCCGGGGCTCGAGATCGGCGGACGGGTCCTCACCAGCGAGCAGGCGCTCGCCCTCGATGTGATCCCCGAACGCGTGCTGATCCTCGGCGGCGGAGTCATCGGAGTCGAGTTCGCGAGCGTGTGGCGATCCTTCGGCGCCGAGGTCACCATCATCGAGGCGCTGCCTCACCTGGTCCCCAATGAGGACATCGCGCTAAGCAAGGGACTCGAGCGGGCGTTCCGGCGTCGCGGCATCCAGTACTCCCTCGGCATCCGGTTCGCCTCAGCCGTGCAGGACGACGACTCCGTCACCGTGACGCTGGAGGACGGTAAGGAGTTCACCGCCGATTACCTGCTCGTGGCCGTCGGCCGCGGGCCGGTCACCGCCGACCTCGGCTTCGAAGAGGCAGGCGTCGCTCTCGACCGCGGTTTCGTGACGGTCGATCAGGATCTCCGCACCGGCGTCCCGGGCGTCTGGGCGGTGGGCGACATCGTCCCCGGCCTTCAGCTCGCGCACCGGGGCTTTCAGCAGGGCATCGCGGTCGCCGAGCGCATCGCAGGCCTGTCGCCGGTGAACATCCCGGACTCGCAGATCCCGAAGGTCACATACTCGAGTCCAGAGGTCGCGTCGGTGGGCCTCAGCGAGGAATCGGCGGTCGCCGCGCATGGAGCGGATGCCGTCGCCTCGTACGAGTACAACCTCGCCGGCAACGGCAAGAGCGAGATCATCGGCACCGGTGGCCTGGTCAAGGTGGTCCGCCTGAAGGACGGCCCTGTGCTGGGGGTCCACCTGCTCGGCGATCGCGTGGGCGAACTCATCACCGAGGGCCAGTTGGCCGTCGTGTGGGAGGCGCACCCCGAGGACATCGCGCCCCTGATCCACGCACACCCCACCCAGAGCGAAGCGCTCGGCGAGGCCTTCCTGGCGCTGGCCGGAAAGCCGCTTCACGCCCTCTGA
- the sucB gene encoding 2-oxoglutarate dehydrogenase, E2 component, dihydrolipoamide succinyltransferase translates to MSTSVVLPALGESVTEGTVTRWLKQVGDTVQADEGLLEISTDKVDTEIPSPVTGVIEEILVAEDETVEVGALLARIGDGSSAAPAADAPAAAAPAAEAAPEPAAPAAEAPAEATPEAAPAADAAPASAPAGDATDIVLPELGESVTEGTVTRWLKQVGDTVAVDEALLEISTDKVDTEIPSPVAGVLQEIVAGEDETVAVGAVLARVGSGTAPAAAPAPAAEPAPSAAPAPTAAPAAAPAPAAAPAPAASPAPAAAAPAPAAAPAAPAAAEENDNLYVTPLVRRLATQQGVDLATVKGTGVGGRIRKEDVLNAAATVAAPAAAAPAAAAPALKVSPLRGTTQKMSRLRKVVAERAVASMQQTAQLTTFVEVDVTALAAYRDSVKVSFQQKTGDKLSFLPFFTLAAAEALQAFPIINSTVDGDSIVYPASENISIAVDTERGLLTPVVRDAASKNLAQLAHEIADLAARTRDNKLKPDELAGGTFTVTNTGSRGALFDTPLVFLPQSAILGTGTVFKRPGVVTVDGADAIAVRSYVYLAISYDHRIIDGADAARFLGAIKARLEGANFAAVLGA, encoded by the coding sequence ATGAGCACATCCGTGGTCCTCCCCGCTCTCGGTGAGAGCGTCACAGAGGGTACGGTCACCCGCTGGCTGAAGCAGGTCGGTGACACAGTGCAGGCGGACGAGGGCCTGCTCGAGATCTCGACCGACAAGGTCGACACCGAGATCCCGTCGCCCGTCACCGGTGTGATCGAGGAGATCCTGGTCGCCGAGGACGAGACCGTCGAGGTCGGCGCTCTGCTCGCCCGCATCGGCGATGGCAGCAGTGCCGCGCCCGCTGCGGACGCGCCCGCTGCCGCTGCCCCGGCAGCGGAGGCCGCCCCCGAGCCTGCCGCCCCGGCAGCCGAGGCCCCGGCTGAGGCAACACCCGAGGCCGCTCCGGCCGCAGATGCCGCTCCGGCTTCAGCACCCGCTGGCGACGCGACCGATATCGTGCTCCCCGAGCTCGGTGAGAGCGTGACGGAGGGCACCGTGACCCGCTGGCTCAAGCAGGTGGGTGACACCGTCGCCGTCGACGAGGCTCTGCTGGAGATCTCGACCGACAAGGTCGACACCGAGATCCCCTCCCCCGTGGCCGGCGTCCTTCAGGAGATCGTCGCGGGAGAAGACGAGACCGTCGCCGTCGGCGCCGTCCTCGCACGTGTCGGCTCCGGAACGGCTCCCGCTGCTGCCCCGGCACCCGCTGCCGAGCCGGCGCCCTCTGCCGCTCCGGCACCCACGGCTGCTCCTGCCGCTGCACCTGCTCCTGCCGCTGCACCTGCACCTGCCGCTTCGCCCGCGCCCGCTGCTGCTGCCCCGGCGCCCGCCGCTGCTCCGGCAGCCCCGGCCGCCGCGGAAGAGAACGACAATCTGTATGTCACGCCGCTGGTGCGCCGCCTGGCGACCCAGCAGGGTGTCGATCTCGCCACCGTCAAGGGCACCGGAGTCGGTGGACGCATCCGCAAGGAAGACGTGCTGAACGCCGCTGCGACCGTGGCCGCTCCTGCGGCTGCGGCACCCGCTGCAGCCGCCCCGGCTCTCAAGGTCTCGCCGCTGCGCGGCACGACCCAGAAGATGTCGCGTCTGCGCAAGGTGGTCGCGGAGCGCGCTGTCGCCTCCATGCAGCAGACCGCCCAGCTGACCACGTTCGTCGAGGTCGATGTCACTGCTCTGGCGGCCTACCGCGACAGCGTGAAGGTCTCGTTCCAGCAGAAGACGGGCGACAAGCTGTCGTTCCTTCCGTTCTTCACGCTGGCCGCTGCTGAGGCGCTGCAGGCGTTCCCGATCATCAACTCGACGGTCGACGGCGACAGCATCGTGTACCCGGCGTCGGAGAACATCTCGATCGCCGTCGACACCGAGCGCGGCCTGCTCACACCCGTCGTCCGCGACGCCGCGAGCAAGAACCTCGCTCAGCTGGCGCACGAGATCGCCGATCTCGCCGCCCGGACGCGTGACAACAAGCTGAAGCCAGACGAGCTGGCCGGCGGCACGTTCACGGTGACCAACACGGGCTCGCGCGGTGCACTGTTCGACACGCCGCTCGTGTTCCTGCCGCAGTCCGCGATCCTCGGCACCGGCACGGTGTTCAAGCGCCCCGGAGTGGTGACTGTCGACGGCGCGGATGCGATCGCCGTGCGCTCGTACGTGTACCTCGCGATCTCGTACGATCACCGCATCATCGACGGCGCCGATGCCGCACGCTTCCTGGGGGCCATCAAGGCCCGCCTCGAGGGTGCGAACTTCGCAGCCGTTCTCGGAGCCTGA
- a CDS encoding DUF4191 family protein, protein MANRTSEPEKRPGFFSQIKSLFTFTREIYPWLPWAQIAIIIGGVLIGLLVGAFIPPVNVWTMVLWSISGLMLGVLASMFLMTRLSTSAMYQKIDGMPGATGHVLSTSLGRNWQASEAPVGINPKTQDAVYRTVGRGGVVVVGEGSRGRLTRLVNDERSKAARVAHGVPVTVLYVGHGDDDVSIADLAKTIKKLPKAIDKTTMAAVIRRIDSVSQSISSLPIPKGIDPTKVRSQRPR, encoded by the coding sequence ATGGCAAACCGTACGTCTGAACCTGAGAAGCGTCCTGGGTTCTTCTCCCAGATCAAGTCCCTCTTCACGTTCACCCGCGAGATCTACCCCTGGCTCCCCTGGGCGCAGATCGCCATCATCATCGGCGGCGTGCTGATCGGCCTGCTCGTCGGGGCCTTCATCCCCCCGGTGAACGTCTGGACCATGGTCCTGTGGAGCATCTCAGGTCTGATGCTCGGCGTGCTCGCCTCGATGTTCCTGATGACGCGGCTCTCGACGTCGGCGATGTACCAGAAGATCGACGGGATGCCCGGCGCCACCGGTCATGTGCTGAGCACGAGCCTCGGCCGCAATTGGCAGGCCTCCGAGGCGCCGGTCGGCATCAACCCGAAGACGCAGGACGCGGTCTATCGCACGGTCGGTCGCGGCGGCGTCGTGGTCGTCGGCGAAGGTTCCCGCGGTCGCCTCACCCGCCTGGTCAACGACGAGCGCAGCAAGGCGGCACGCGTCGCGCACGGTGTGCCCGTGACAGTGCTGTACGTGGGCCACGGCGACGACGACGTCTCGATCGCGGACCTCGCCAAGACGATCAAGAAGCTTCCCAAGGCCATCGACAAGACCACGATGGCTGCTGTCATCCGCCGCATCGACTCGGTCTCGCAGTCGATCTCCTCGCTGCCGATCCCGAAGGGCATCGACCCGACGAAGGTGCGTTCGCAGCGTCCCCGCTGA